One Carassius carassius chromosome 20, fCarCar2.1, whole genome shotgun sequence DNA segment encodes these proteins:
- the ddr2b gene encoding discoidin domain-containing receptor 2 isoform X1, which translates to MFQMRQYLIVLLLVGAVKSQVNPAVCRYPLGMTGGQIQDEDISASSQWSESTAARYGRLDFDDGDGDGAWCPDVMAEPNNLKEFLQIDLRTLHFVTLVGTQGRHADGVGKEFAQRYKVKYSRDGTRWVSWRDRQGRQIIEGNSNAYDVVLKDLEPPIIARFVRFMPVTDPSMIVCMRVELYGCEWLDGLVSYSAPAGQQMTFRGQKIYLNDTVYDGAIRYSMTEGLGQLTDGSWGLDDFTRSQVYGVWPGYDYVGWTNASFPGGSVEMTFEFDRVRNFTSMKVHCNNMYTWGVKMFRRAVCYFRSDSDWEPSPVVFKLKADNISPSARFVTVALGNRMASTIRCRFAFNDIWMMFSEIAFQSDTAVYNTSLVPRKRNQTPGILPGDDPTHKIDDSNTRILIGCLVAIIVILFAIIIIILWRQVWQKMIEKASRRMLDDELTVRLSVQREAFIHRHSSLSSDVESTSTYERIFPMGSDYQEPSQLLRKLPEFQATENLAMIDAPSEPSTTHLTNEAPHYAEADIVTQQEAAGAHSYRVTVVNMPLSPGRDGALEEFPRERLTFKEKLGEGQFGEVHLCEAEGMQEFKKDHCGDISNEPILVAVKTLREDANKNARNDFLKEIRIISRLRDPNIIRLLAVCVESDPLCMITEYMENGDLNQFLSRHELQEEGLPSGNSAAISYRILIHMASQISSGMKYLSSLNFVHRDLATRNCLVGTNNTIKIADFGMSRNLYRGDYYRIQGRAVLPIRWMSWESILLGKFTMASDVWAFGVTLWEILTLCKEQPYAQFTDEQVIENTGEFFRDQNKQAYLPKPHCCPDSVYSLMLSCWKRNAKERPTFLEIHSTLMTN; encoded by the exons CTGTGTGTAGGTACCCACTGGGGATGACTGGAGGCCAAATTCAGGATGAAGATATTTCTGCTTCCAGCCAGTGGTCAGAGTCCACCGCAGCTCGATATGGCAG ATTGGATTTTGATGATGGAGATGGAGATGGAGCGTGGTGTCCAGATGTCATGGCTGAACCAAATAATCTAAAGGAATTTCTGCAGATTGACCTTCGCACCCTTCATTTTGTCACTCTTGTTGGCACGCAGGGACGGCACGCAGATGGAGTGGGCAAAGAGTTTGCCCAGCGATACAAGGTTAAATACAGCCGGGACGGCACACGCTGGGTCTCCTGGCGTGACCGGCAAGGTCGACAG ATCATTGAAGGGAACAGTAACGCCTATGATGTTGTGCTTAAGGACCTGGAGCCTCCAATTATTGCTCGTTTTGTGCGTTTCATGCCTGTGACTGACCCCTCTATGATTGTGTGCATGAGGGTGGAGCTCTACGGCTGTGAATGGCTTG ATGGTCTTGTGTCCTACAGCGCCCCTGCTGGCCAGCAGATGACTTTCAGAGGCCAAAAAATCTACTTAAATGACACTGTGTATGATGGAGCCATTCGTTACAG CATGACAGAAGGCCTCGGACAGCTCACTGATGGAAGCTGGGGTTTAGATGACTTCACCAGAAGCCAGGTGTATGGGGTCTGGCCTGGCTATGACTATGTGGGCTGGACCAATGCTAGTTTCCCTGGTGGCTCGGTGGAGATGACATTTGAGTTCGACCGGGTCAGAAATTTCACATCAATGAAG GTCCACTGTAACAACATGTACACATGGGGAGTAAAAATGTTTCGACGGGCCGTTTGTTACTTCCGTTCGGATTCAGACTGGGAGCCCAGTCCTGTGGTTTTCAAGCTGAAAGCAGACAACATCAGTCCAAGTGCTCGGTTTGTCACAGTTGCCCTTGGCAACCGCATGGCCAGCACAATTAGGTGCCGTTTTGCATTCAATGACATCTGGATGATGTTCAGTGAAATTGCTTTCCAGTCAG ATACAGCAGTGTACAACACCTCTCTTGTTCCTCGTAAACGTAATCAGACTCCAGGGATTCTCCCAG GTGATGATCCCACCCACAAAATCGATGACAGCAACACAAGGATCCTGATAGGCTGTTTGGTGGCCATTATTGTCATTTTGTTTGCCATCATAATAATCATACTGTGGCGACAGGTCTGGCAGAAGATGATTGAGAAG GCCTCTCGGCGTATGTTGGATGATGAGCTGACCGTGCGTCTGTCTGTTCAGAGAGAAGCCTTCATCCACCGTCACTCCTCTCTGTCCAGCGATGTTGAGTCCACTTCCACGTATGAACGAATTTTCCCCATGGGATCTGACTATCAGGAACCATCACAACTTTTACGGAAACTACCGGAGTTCCAGGCTACGGAAAACCTTG CAATGATCGATGCCCCTTCCGAACCCTCTACAACCCATCTTACAAACGAGGCCCCACACTACGCAGAGGCAGATATCGTGACCCAGCAGGAAGCCGCTGGTGCCCACAGTTACCGCGTCACAGTGGTCAACATGCCCCTATCTCCAGGAAGAGACGGAGCTCTGGAGGAGTTTCCGAGGGAGAGACTGACTTTCAAAGAGAAACTTGGAGAAGGACAGTTTGGAGAA GTTCATCTGTGTGAAGCTGAGGGAATGCAGGAGTTCAAGAAGGACCATTGTGGCGACATCAGCAATGAGCCAATACTCGTAGCAGTCAAGACACTAAGAGAGGATGCAAACAAAAATGCAAG GAACGACTTCTTGAAAGAGATCAGGATCATCTCACGATTAAGAGACCCGAACATCATTCGCCTGTTGGCGGTGTGCGTTGAGAGCGATCCGCTGTGCATGATCACGGAGTACATGGAAAACGGAGACCTCAATCAGTTCCTGTCCCGCCATGAGCTGCAGGAAGAAGGACTTCCGTCTGGCAACTCAGCTGCCATCAG ctACAGAATACTGATCCACATGGCCTCTCAGATTTCCTCGGGAATGAAGTATCTGTCCTCCCTAAATTTTGTTCACCGTGATCTTGCTACACGCAACTGTTTAGTGGGCACAAATAACACCATCAAGATCGCTGATTTCGGCATGAGCCGGAACCTTTATCGTGGAGATTACTACCGTATACAGGGACGAGCAGTGCTCCCCATCCGCTGGATGTCCTGGGAAAGCATCCTACTG GGCAAGTTCACCATGGCCAGTGATGTGTGGGCATTTGGAGTAACCTTGTGGGAGATTCTGACCCTGTGTAAAGAGCAGCCATATGCCCAGTTCACAGATGAACAGGTGATCGAAAACACGGGCGAGTTCTTTAGAGACCAAAACAAACAG GCGTATCTGCCGAAGCCGCACTGCTGTCCTGATTCTGTGTACAGCCTCATGCTCAGCTGCTGGAAGAGAAATGCCAAAGAAAGACCCACGTTCCTGGAGATCCACAGCACCCTGATGACTAACTGA
- the ddr2b gene encoding discoidin domain-containing receptor 2 isoform X2 yields MFQMRQYLIVLLLVGAVKSQVNPAVCRYPLGMTGGQIQDEDISASSQWSESTAARYGRLDFDDGDGDGAWCPDVMAEPNNLKEFLQIDLRTLHFVTLVGTQGRHADGVGKEFAQRYKVKYSRDGTRWVSWRDRQGRQIIEGNSNAYDVVLKDLEPPIIARFVRFMPVTDPSMIVCMRVELYGCEWLDGLVSYSAPAGQQMTFRGQKIYLNDTVYDGAIRYSMTEGLGQLTDGSWGLDDFTRSQVYGVWPGYDYVGWTNASFPGGSVEMTFEFDRVRNFTSMKVHCNNMYTWGVKMFRRAVCYFRSDSDWEPSPVVFKLKADNISPSARFVTVALGNRMASTIRCRFAFNDIWMMFSEIAFQSDTAVYNTSLVPRKRNQTPGILPGDDPTHKIDDSNTRILIGCLVAIIVILFAIIIIILWRQVWQKMIEKREAFIHRHSSLSSDVESTSTYERIFPMGSDYQEPSQLLRKLPEFQATENLAMIDAPSEPSTTHLTNEAPHYAEADIVTQQEAAGAHSYRVTVVNMPLSPGRDGALEEFPRERLTFKEKLGEGQFGEVHLCEAEGMQEFKKDHCGDISNEPILVAVKTLREDANKNARNDFLKEIRIISRLRDPNIIRLLAVCVESDPLCMITEYMENGDLNQFLSRHELQEEGLPSGNSAAISYRILIHMASQISSGMKYLSSLNFVHRDLATRNCLVGTNNTIKIADFGMSRNLYRGDYYRIQGRAVLPIRWMSWESILLGKFTMASDVWAFGVTLWEILTLCKEQPYAQFTDEQVIENTGEFFRDQNKQAYLPKPHCCPDSVYSLMLSCWKRNAKERPTFLEIHSTLMTN; encoded by the exons CTGTGTGTAGGTACCCACTGGGGATGACTGGAGGCCAAATTCAGGATGAAGATATTTCTGCTTCCAGCCAGTGGTCAGAGTCCACCGCAGCTCGATATGGCAG ATTGGATTTTGATGATGGAGATGGAGATGGAGCGTGGTGTCCAGATGTCATGGCTGAACCAAATAATCTAAAGGAATTTCTGCAGATTGACCTTCGCACCCTTCATTTTGTCACTCTTGTTGGCACGCAGGGACGGCACGCAGATGGAGTGGGCAAAGAGTTTGCCCAGCGATACAAGGTTAAATACAGCCGGGACGGCACACGCTGGGTCTCCTGGCGTGACCGGCAAGGTCGACAG ATCATTGAAGGGAACAGTAACGCCTATGATGTTGTGCTTAAGGACCTGGAGCCTCCAATTATTGCTCGTTTTGTGCGTTTCATGCCTGTGACTGACCCCTCTATGATTGTGTGCATGAGGGTGGAGCTCTACGGCTGTGAATGGCTTG ATGGTCTTGTGTCCTACAGCGCCCCTGCTGGCCAGCAGATGACTTTCAGAGGCCAAAAAATCTACTTAAATGACACTGTGTATGATGGAGCCATTCGTTACAG CATGACAGAAGGCCTCGGACAGCTCACTGATGGAAGCTGGGGTTTAGATGACTTCACCAGAAGCCAGGTGTATGGGGTCTGGCCTGGCTATGACTATGTGGGCTGGACCAATGCTAGTTTCCCTGGTGGCTCGGTGGAGATGACATTTGAGTTCGACCGGGTCAGAAATTTCACATCAATGAAG GTCCACTGTAACAACATGTACACATGGGGAGTAAAAATGTTTCGACGGGCCGTTTGTTACTTCCGTTCGGATTCAGACTGGGAGCCCAGTCCTGTGGTTTTCAAGCTGAAAGCAGACAACATCAGTCCAAGTGCTCGGTTTGTCACAGTTGCCCTTGGCAACCGCATGGCCAGCACAATTAGGTGCCGTTTTGCATTCAATGACATCTGGATGATGTTCAGTGAAATTGCTTTCCAGTCAG ATACAGCAGTGTACAACACCTCTCTTGTTCCTCGTAAACGTAATCAGACTCCAGGGATTCTCCCAG GTGATGATCCCACCCACAAAATCGATGACAGCAACACAAGGATCCTGATAGGCTGTTTGGTGGCCATTATTGTCATTTTGTTTGCCATCATAATAATCATACTGTGGCGACAGGTCTGGCAGAAGATGATTGAGAAG AGAGAAGCCTTCATCCACCGTCACTCCTCTCTGTCCAGCGATGTTGAGTCCACTTCCACGTATGAACGAATTTTCCCCATGGGATCTGACTATCAGGAACCATCACAACTTTTACGGAAACTACCGGAGTTCCAGGCTACGGAAAACCTTG CAATGATCGATGCCCCTTCCGAACCCTCTACAACCCATCTTACAAACGAGGCCCCACACTACGCAGAGGCAGATATCGTGACCCAGCAGGAAGCCGCTGGTGCCCACAGTTACCGCGTCACAGTGGTCAACATGCCCCTATCTCCAGGAAGAGACGGAGCTCTGGAGGAGTTTCCGAGGGAGAGACTGACTTTCAAAGAGAAACTTGGAGAAGGACAGTTTGGAGAA GTTCATCTGTGTGAAGCTGAGGGAATGCAGGAGTTCAAGAAGGACCATTGTGGCGACATCAGCAATGAGCCAATACTCGTAGCAGTCAAGACACTAAGAGAGGATGCAAACAAAAATGCAAG GAACGACTTCTTGAAAGAGATCAGGATCATCTCACGATTAAGAGACCCGAACATCATTCGCCTGTTGGCGGTGTGCGTTGAGAGCGATCCGCTGTGCATGATCACGGAGTACATGGAAAACGGAGACCTCAATCAGTTCCTGTCCCGCCATGAGCTGCAGGAAGAAGGACTTCCGTCTGGCAACTCAGCTGCCATCAG ctACAGAATACTGATCCACATGGCCTCTCAGATTTCCTCGGGAATGAAGTATCTGTCCTCCCTAAATTTTGTTCACCGTGATCTTGCTACACGCAACTGTTTAGTGGGCACAAATAACACCATCAAGATCGCTGATTTCGGCATGAGCCGGAACCTTTATCGTGGAGATTACTACCGTATACAGGGACGAGCAGTGCTCCCCATCCGCTGGATGTCCTGGGAAAGCATCCTACTG GGCAAGTTCACCATGGCCAGTGATGTGTGGGCATTTGGAGTAACCTTGTGGGAGATTCTGACCCTGTGTAAAGAGCAGCCATATGCCCAGTTCACAGATGAACAGGTGATCGAAAACACGGGCGAGTTCTTTAGAGACCAAAACAAACAG GCGTATCTGCCGAAGCCGCACTGCTGTCCTGATTCTGTGTACAGCCTCATGCTCAGCTGCTGGAAGAGAAATGCCAAAGAAAGACCCACGTTCCTGGAGATCCACAGCACCCTGATGACTAACTGA